The following are encoded together in the Cryptococcus neoformans var. neoformans JEC21 chromosome 9 sequence genome:
- a CDS encoding expressed protein, with the protein MPPRPAPSSGPSTIEPANLSHFAIFNPNLETPAPTRKEGEDRDKDDEDDQKEAAQILFYTSREAGGVSRDKMLRQVGLAKGLMGFADMLAKDNTKFWAIHSHKSRLIVYTPEPDIYIYTCITLAYNADTKDPAPSSQSISDLMLVSALGRGYEDFRFLHGPLSSHTPLTSASSSLIDRYFTRFAFNFESACLSSPSLSQWIAGFPPPSNNTIDQLLQYFKGSNGITSDVYAVAKDGPLAIGSESTPDPALLRYLVHLVQASLPPPIPPINTITTTKHEYSRPLGLSLLGLGTLKRKKDETRKASWATLGGWAPDLRQVGVPSLGSAKQKVSTTSEQVSIKDVKKPSSGNGSTVEKKDSWGFGWGAIGDAVGSVGTVFGLGTAQPVKTPADVSRATHGASETIVSSKPEDNLGLQTSTDEEDDGMEAKKVLSQISTPEIQGSSDIIDSNDSKDHPADVPPAISLSSPTPDSHATSQVTIDENVRPVNVSIPELEDAAEPDVEIDWDSRAAWIVCADGILERRIICWIIRDGIIIAIILPGESTPPFSLPSARSILSLVADVTQVTSATDVAASDCRQDEGAWIYKFDKDFMVSTGKMGTVEEQTLIDLRGTLKSTPSISEVFAKTSSSHFVLAKQKTDKELYAVCETKDASLTDAEHSLRKLLRSHPEIKM; encoded by the exons ATGCCTCCCAGACCAGCGCCCTCTTCCGGTCCAAGCACCATTGAGCCTGCAAATCTCTCCCACTTTGCCATATTCAATCCCAATCTTGAAACTCCAGCTCCGAccagaaaggaaggagaagatagGGATaaagacgatgaagatgatcagAAAGAGGCTGCCCAAATCTTATTCTACACATCTAGAGAGGCGGGAGGAGTTAGTCGGGATAAAATGCTGAGACAAGTTGGATTGGCCAAGGGTCTTATGGGCTTTGCAGA TATGCTGGCGAAGGACAATACAAAGTTTTGGGCAATTCATTCTCATAAGTCGAGGCTGATTGTGTATACGCCTGAGCCAGACATTTATATCTATACT TGTATTACTTTGGCGTACAATGCGGACACGAAGGATCCagcaccttcttctcagaGCATCTCTGATTTGATGCTCGTTTCTGCTCTTGGGCGAGGTTACGAAGATTTCCGA TTCTTGCACGGGCCGTTGTCTAGTCATACGCCTCTGACATCAGCTAGCTCGTCCTTGATTGACAGGTACTTCACCCGCTTCGCCTTCAACTTTGAGTCTGCCTGTCtgtcctctccttcactcTCCCAATGGATTGCTGGTTTCCCTCCCCCTTCCAATAACACCATCGACCAGTTATTGCAGTACTTCAAAGGCTCAAATGGAATCACTTCGGATGTCTATGCTGTGGCTAAAGATGGGCCTCTGGCTATCGGGAGTGAAAGTACTCCGGATCCGGCTTTGCTTCGGTACCTAGTCCATCTCGTTCAAGCATCACTCCCACCACCAATTCCTCCTATCAATACCATCACGACTACGAAACATGAGTATAGCCGTCCGTTAGGTCTGAGTCTACTTGGACTAGGGACattgaagagaaagaaggacgagaCTCGTAAAGCCAGCTGGGCCACCTTGGGTGGATGGGCGCCCGATTTGCGACAAGTTGGTGTTCCGAGTCTTGGATCGGCAAAGCAGAAGGTATCTACAACGTCTGAGCAGGTGAGTATCAAGGATGTCAAGAAGCCATCGAGTGGAAATGGATCTACTGttgaaaagaaggatagCTGGGGTTTCGGGTGGGGGGCGATAGGCGATGCTGTGGGGAGTGTCGGAACTGTCTTTGGTCTAGGAACTGCACAGCCTGTTAAAACCCCTGCAGATGTTTCAAGAGCGACCCATGGGGCTAGTGAGACAATTGTTTCCTCTAAGCCTGAGGATAATCTCGGACTTCAAACGTCTacagatgaggaagatgatggcaTGGAAGCCAAAAAGGTGTTATCCCAAATAAGTACTCCAGAGATCCAAGGATCCTCTGATATCATAGACTCCAACGATTCAAAAGATCATCCAGCAGATGTACCACCAGCCATCTCTCTCAGTTCGCCAACCCCCGATTCACATGCGACTTCTCAGGTAACAATAGATGAGAATGTCCGACCGGTAAATGTATCTATTCCGGAGCTGGAGGATGCCGCAGAGCCTGATGTAGAGATTGATTGGGATAGCCGAGCGGCGTGGATTGTATGCGCCGATGGTATTCTTGAAAGACGAATAATATGTTGGATCATT CGAGAtggtatcatcatcgcaATCATCTTACCTGGAGAAAGTACACCTCCATTTTCATTACCTTCCGCTCGATCAATTCTCTCCCTCGTGGCAGATGTAACACAGGTAACATCTGCAACTGATGTCGCCGCATCTGACTGTAGACAAGATGAGGGCGCATGGATCTACAAGTTCGACAAGGATTTTATGGTGTCGACGGGCAAGATGGGTACTGTGGAGGAGCAGACTTTGATCGATCTCCGAGGTACTCTAAAGAG TACGCCGTCAATATCCGAAGTGTTTGCCaaaacatcatcttctcatttTGTACTCGCCAAGCAAAAGACTGACAAAGAGCTTTATGCGGTTTGCGAGACCAAGGACGCTAGTCTAACAGATGCTGAGC ATTCCTTGAGAAAGTTGCTCAGATCACATCCCGAAATCAAGATGTAG
- a CDS encoding peroxisomal protein, putative — translation MSALQRFLHNPANHDLLSVIKGARNGFVYGVKIRFPHALVMTFLFSHKPWPAKIKGILTATRTHAINLCKFVTIYKLLLILQKKLNGGKERDLDTFVAGGLGGWWVFGERTPINEQMVLYVLSRSLLSLLPRLYNTASPPKTPIEPLAHPLPPLTSPQANPKPIPPAQLPFAVLAALSWASVMYMFRHRGERIQPGMANSMRYLYRDSETWRDLRTLLWHNK, via the exons ATGTCCGCTCTCCAGCGATTCCTCCATAA CCCTGCGAACCATGATCTGTTATCCGTCATTAAAGGAGCTAGAAATGGCTTCGTATATGGTGTCAAGATTC GCTTCCCCCACGCGCTGGTTATGACATTCCTATTTTCCCATAAACC ATGGCCAGCGAAGATCAAGGGTATCTTGACAGCGACACGCACACACGCGATAAACCTCTGCAAGTTTGTGACAATCTACAAGTTACTCCTCATCTTACAGAAGAAGCTCAACGGCggcaaagaaagagatCTCGACACTTTTGTTGCTGGCGGTTTGGGAGGATGGTGGGTATTTGGGGAGAGAACACCG ATCAACGAGCAAATGGTCCTCTACGTTCTATCCCgttctctcctttctctccttcctcgacTTTACAATACGGCATCACCGCCCAAAACACCTATCGAACCCCTCGCTCACCCTCTCCCACCACTCACTTCTCCCCAGGCGAACCCAAAGCCCATCCCACCGGCCCAATTACCGTTTGCCGTTCTCGCCGCACTGAGTTGGGCGTCGGTGATGTACATGTTCAGACATAGGGGAGAAAGGATACAGCCAGGGATGGCTAATAGCATGA GATATTTGTATAGAGATTCGGAAACGTGGCGAGACCTGAGAACTTTGCTTTGGCATAATAAATAG
- a CDS encoding inositolphosphorylceramide synthase, putative, producing the protein MSAIRTLANPVTACFSTSLSPRAAFHRFLHALSASIRRLDLSRDPSKTLNRLKQHRFTLANTLPRAFMLLCASYSLYIMTTPPFPLKLGIPIAYVAAVILPITSQFVWPATPIFAWLITFFSARFIPSGRRPEIHVALLPALESVLYGANISDLQTRYTNAFLDVVAWLPYGVLHFTLPFVVAVILWSLGPRGAVQFWGLAFGWMNLLGVVCQLLFPAAAPWYEIIHGLTPADYSMAGSPGGLMRIDRVFHSSGYTNAFGSAPLVFGAFPSLHSGCAVMEALFLSHFFPSLKGLYWGYVGVLWWATMYLSHHYLIDLVGGACLSVLVFYLCMPEGFKDVDQIQWEAVEGDGYEMIGGPRTGTGPDIDLDEEIRKLEEQGEALFEQAIGDEESRIETKGEGNTGAGGNVSGNESGDSADSGKKKGKGKQTAKKPKMKEPRSVSWGETKVMGEGAQVVSEDSS; encoded by the exons ATGTCCGCCATCCGCACTCTCGCAAACCCCGTCACCGCCTGCTTCTCCACCTCGCTCTCTCCCCGTGCCGCATTCCACCGCTTTCTCCATGCGCTCTCCGCCTCCATCCGCCGCCTCGACCTCTCCCGCGACCCGAGCAAGACCTTGAACCGCCTCAAGCAGCACAGGTTCACCCTGGCCAACACGCTGCCCCGCGCGTTCATGCTTCTATGTGCATCCTACAGTCTCTACATCATGACCACCCCGCCCTTCCCGCTCAAGCTTGGGATACCCATCGCGTACGTCGCCGCTGTCATCTTGCCGATCACGTCTCAGTTTGTCTGGCCTGCCACACCCATCTTTGCATGGCTCATCactttcttctccgcccGTTTCATCCCTTCCGGGCGCCGGCCAGAAATCCACgtcgcccttcttccagctcttgAATCCGTCCTCTACGGCGCCAACATTTCTGATCTCCAGACAAGATATACCAACGCTTTCCTTGATGTGGTCGCATGGCTGCCCTACGGCGTGTTACATTTCACTCTTCCATTCGTCGTGGCTGTTATCCTTTGGTCGCTGGGACCTAGGGGTGCGGTTCAGTTCTGGGGCTTGGCCTTTGGGTGGATGAATTTGCTCGGTGTAGTCTGTCAGCTCCTGTTCCCTGCTGCCGCGCCTT GGTACGAAATCATTCACGGTCTTACCCCCGCCGACTATTCCATGGCCGGCTCTCCCGGCGGTCTCATGCGTATCGACCGCGTCTTCCACTCTTCAGGCTATACCAACGCATTCGGTTCCGCTCCTCTTGTTTTTGGTGccttcccctccctccATTCCGGATGTGCCGTCATGGAAGcgctcttcctttcccatttcttcccatctctcaaGGGTCTGTATTGGGGCTACGTCGGTGTCCTCTGGTGGGCGACCATGTACCTCTCCCACCACTACCTCATCGACCTCGTCGGTGGAGCTTGTCTGAGCGTCTTGGTGTTTTACTTGTGCATGCCTGAAGGTTTCAAGGATGTTGATCAGATTCAGTGGGAGGCGGTGGAAGGCGATGGGTACGAGATGATTGGCGGGCCCAGGACGGGCACGGGTCCTGATATTGATTTGGATGAGGAGATTAGAAAATTGGAAGAGCAAGGCGAAGCGTTGTTCGAGCAGGCGATaggggatgaagagtctCGGATCGAGAcaaagggagagggaaacACTGGCGCGGGCGGGAATGTGAGTGGGAACGAAAGTGGGGATAGTGCAGATAGCGGtaagaaaaagggaaaggggaagcaAACTGCCAAAAAgccaaagatgaaggagccAAGATCAGTCAGCTGGGGAGAAACAAAGGTGATGGGTGAAGGAGCACAGGTGGTTTCAGAAGATAGCTCTTAG
- a CDS encoding 30S ribosomal protein S18, putative, which translates to MSFSRLPRLTSVVRALHTSASTRRPAANPTEIFQKAFGERAATQTSPLMKNEVQDNREQFKANQFAAPQAFTQESIFPTARPFPRPPLLGPPKKIAVKLDPFYITKTNPLVHDMNPNFAYEFVNPMGKIKSRAETGLTWKSQRRVGKLVRRARAMGIISRWTNRPVPGGLGWSY; encoded by the exons ATGTCCTTTTCACGTCTTCCTCGACTTACATCCGTCGTCCGCGCTCTTCACACCTCTGCTTCCACCCGACGACCCGCTGCCAACCCCACCGAGATTTTCCAAAAAGCCTTTGGCGAACGAGCTGCTACTCAAACTTCACCTCTGATGAAGAACGAGGTCCAGGACAACCGAGAACAGTTCAAAGCCAACCAA TTTGCTGCCCCTCAAGCATTTACCCAAGAATCCATCTTCCCCACTGCCCGACCTTTTCCCCGTCCACCTCTCCTCGGTCCTCCCAAGAAAATTGCCGTCAAGCTTGATCCGTTTTACATCACCAAGACTAATCCCTTGGTGCACGATATGAACCCTAATTTCGCCTATGAATTCGTCAACCCGATGGGCAAGATAAAAAGTCGGGCAGAGACTGGGTTGACTTGGAAGTCGCAAAGGCGGGTTGGTAAACTTgtgaggagggcgagggcgatggGGATTATCAGTCGATGGACGAACAGGCCTGTACCAGGAGGTTTGGGATGGAGTTACTAg